In a genomic window of Sphingomonas koreensis:
- a CDS encoding SPOR domain-containing protein — translation MKRDPRLCMGAALIALAVCVAAPASAQEVAPPPTPNADRLAEEMRTLARDPRNVRALLSAGEMSARLNDAAAAAGFFARAQALDPSNPRVLAGQAMVMVRMERPGEALRLFAEAERNGLSMEGYASDRGLAYDLLGAQGHAQRDYRTAMRGAADDETIRRYALSLGISGQTDQAMRLLDPLLRRSDRAGWRARAFILAMNGDAAGADKIAASMMGGVGTALAPFFRRLPTLSASDKAFAVHFGELRRTAARVADAQLAPPLARLGQEPGVAIAAAEVPRREPQADPGLADRRSARPRSSGVREPLGWRSNDQTEARLVREREAKRLADLKAQQEREALAAKQREVERVAAEQQAAREAEARRIAEVQARERAATELAAREAETKRLAEAQRLAEARRLAEAQRQTAEPAAPAAEPVAVATAATPAASEAPPVRMAEAAPPSPRIGGEDNVIARIIAGITIPASELGVEPMPGRAEPEPAVTTPPPAPVEVAKAETPAPRPAVERPKPEPVKPKPEPVKPRTETPKPESAKPETGKPVRGKPADPKAVAAKPGDPKAAPKGKTAAKEKAKPDPAKTDPVRHWVQVAGGANVSDLPKAWRALLAKAPAELKGRQPWTTPLRFTNRLLVGPFRTPAEAQAFVNMIGKKGLSAFAWSSEAGQKIEKLAAK, via the coding sequence ATGAAACGTGATCCCCGCCTCTGCATGGGCGCCGCCCTGATTGCGCTTGCTGTCTGCGTTGCCGCACCGGCATCCGCGCAGGAAGTGGCGCCGCCGCCTACTCCCAATGCCGACCGGCTGGCCGAGGAAATGCGCACGCTCGCCCGCGATCCGCGCAACGTGCGGGCGCTGCTCTCCGCGGGCGAGATGAGCGCGCGCCTCAACGATGCGGCGGCGGCGGCGGGCTTCTTCGCACGCGCGCAGGCGCTCGATCCCTCCAACCCCCGCGTGCTGGCCGGTCAGGCGATGGTGATGGTGCGGATGGAGCGTCCAGGAGAGGCGCTGCGTCTGTTCGCCGAGGCCGAGCGGAACGGCCTTTCGATGGAGGGCTACGCCTCCGACCGCGGGCTCGCTTACGACCTGCTCGGCGCGCAAGGGCATGCGCAGCGCGACTATCGCACCGCGATGCGCGGTGCCGCCGATGACGAGACGATCCGACGCTATGCGCTCTCGCTCGGGATCAGCGGGCAGACCGATCAGGCGATGCGGCTGCTCGATCCGCTGCTCCGCCGCAGCGACCGCGCCGGCTGGCGCGCGCGCGCCTTCATCCTGGCGATGAACGGCGACGCTGCCGGGGCGGACAAGATTGCGGCCAGCATGATGGGCGGAGTCGGAACGGCGCTCGCGCCCTTCTTCCGGCGGCTGCCGACCCTCTCGGCATCGGACAAGGCGTTTGCCGTGCATTTCGGCGAGCTGCGTCGCACGGCGGCACGGGTCGCCGACGCGCAGCTTGCACCTCCGCTGGCTAGGCTGGGACAGGAGCCCGGGGTCGCCATCGCGGCGGCGGAGGTCCCGCGCCGGGAGCCGCAGGCCGATCCTGGTCTCGCGGATCGCCGCAGCGCCAGGCCTCGCAGTTCCGGCGTACGCGAACCGCTGGGATGGCGGTCGAACGATCAGACCGAAGCGCGACTTGTGCGCGAGCGGGAGGCAAAGCGTCTTGCCGATCTCAAGGCACAGCAGGAGCGTGAGGCGCTGGCGGCGAAGCAGCGCGAGGTAGAGCGCGTCGCGGCCGAGCAGCAGGCAGCGCGCGAGGCGGAGGCGCGCCGCATCGCCGAGGTACAGGCCCGCGAACGCGCCGCGACAGAGCTTGCCGCGCGCGAGGCTGAGACGAAGCGGCTCGCCGAAGCGCAACGGCTTGCAGAGGCACGGCGGCTCGCGGAGGCGCAACGCCAGACGGCCGAACCGGCTGCTCCCGCGGCAGAGCCGGTTGCCGTGGCCACGGCGGCGACGCCCGCAGCGAGCGAGGCGCCGCCCGTCCGCATGGCGGAAGCCGCGCCGCCTTCCCCCCGGATCGGCGGTGAGGACAATGTCATCGCGCGGATCATCGCGGGGATCACGATTCCGGCTTCGGAGCTGGGCGTCGAACCGATGCCCGGACGTGCGGAGCCTGAGCCTGCCGTCACCACTCCTCCGCCCGCGCCGGTCGAGGTTGCGAAGGCCGAAACCCCGGCCCCGCGGCCAGCGGTCGAACGCCCCAAACCCGAACCCGTCAAACCGAAGCCCGAACCGGTCAAGCCCAGGACGGAAACCCCGAAGCCCGAATCCGCAAAGCCGGAAACCGGCAAGCCGGTCCGCGGCAAGCCTGCCGATCCCAAGGCCGTGGCGGCAAAGCCGGGCGACCCCAAGGCTGCGCCAAAGGGCAAGACAGCGGCCAAGGAGAAGGCCAAGCCCGATCCGGCAAAGACCGATCCCGTGCGCCATTGGGTTCAGGTCGCCGGCGGCGCCAATGTGAGCGATCTGCCCAAGGCGTGGCGCGCGCTGCTCGCCAAGGCGCCCGCGGAGCTGAAGGGACGTCAGCCCTGGACGACGCCGCTGCGCTTCACCAACCGGCTGCTCGTCGGGCCGTTCAGGACCCCGGCTGAGGCGCAGGCCTTCGTCAATATGATCGGCAAGAAGGGCCTGTCCGCTTTCGCCTGGTCGAGCGAGGCGGGGCAGAAGATCGAGAAACTCGCGGCGAAATGA
- a CDS encoding deoxyguanosinetriphosphate triphosphohydrolase, producing MRPLAPYASDPSLSRGRLHDEGRSTARGPRDAFQRDRDRIIHSISFRRLRHKTQVFMAPDGDHFRVRLTHSLEVAQIGRAVARTLGLNEDLTEGLCLAHDIGHPPFGHAGEDALKAALMGQGGFDHNGNTLRALTAIDSPYPGWDGLNLSWEMLEGLAKHNGPVRHPGWALAAADAAFPLELSSHSSLEAQVAAIADDIAYDNHDIDDGLRAGLLTLDQLLAVPLVARGWDAVRARFPGADTKRLMRELVRAQIGTMVNDLIAETQRRIAEAGVETVEDVRAAGRALAVFSDAMREEERTLKRFMYANLYHHPLQLAAADAAREIVAGLFAAYSADPALMPEGWGDCLPADEPWRSRHIADFIAGMTDRYAITRYREAVGPVDLPEGF from the coding sequence ATGAGGCCATTGGCCCCCTATGCCAGCGATCCGTCGTTGAGCCGCGGACGGCTGCACGACGAAGGCCGCAGCACCGCCCGCGGTCCGCGCGACGCCTTCCAGCGCGACCGCGACCGCATTATCCACTCCATCAGCTTCCGCCGCCTCCGCCACAAGACCCAGGTGTTCATGGCGCCGGACGGCGATCATTTCCGCGTCCGCCTGACGCACAGCCTTGAGGTGGCGCAGATCGGGCGAGCGGTAGCGCGCACGCTGGGCCTCAACGAGGATCTGACCGAGGGGTTGTGTCTCGCGCATGACATCGGCCATCCGCCTTTCGGCCATGCCGGGGAGGATGCGCTGAAGGCCGCACTGATGGGGCAGGGCGGGTTCGACCATAATGGCAACACGCTGCGCGCGCTGACGGCGATTGACAGTCCCTATCCCGGTTGGGACGGCCTCAACCTCAGCTGGGAAATGCTTGAGGGACTGGCCAAGCATAATGGTCCGGTACGGCATCCCGGTTGGGCGCTGGCGGCGGCGGACGCGGCGTTTCCGCTGGAGCTTTCCAGCCATTCGTCGCTCGAAGCGCAGGTCGCCGCGATCGCCGACGACATCGCCTATGACAATCATGACATCGACGATGGCCTGCGCGCCGGGCTGCTGACACTCGATCAGCTGCTGGCGGTGCCGCTCGTGGCGCGCGGCTGGGACGCGGTGCGCGCGCGTTTTCCCGGCGCGGACACCAAGCGGCTGATGCGCGAGCTGGTTCGCGCGCAGATCGGGACGATGGTCAACGATCTGATCGCCGAGACACAGCGCCGCATTGCCGAAGCCGGTGTCGAGACGGTCGAGGATGTGCGTGCCGCGGGCCGCGCGCTTGCTGTGTTCTCCGACGCGATGCGAGAGGAGGAGCGGACGCTCAAGCGTTTCATGTACGCGAATCTCTACCATCACCCGCTTCAGCTCGCGGCGGCCGATGCAGCGCGGGAAATCGTCGCAGGGCTGTTCGCGGCCTATAGCGCCGATCCGGCGCTGATGCCCGAAGGATGGGGCGATTGCCTGCCCGCGGATGAGCCGTGGCGCAGCCGCCACATCGCCGATTTCATCGCCGGGATGACCGATCGCTATGCGATCACGCGGTATCGCGAAGCGGTCGGCCCCGTCGATCTGCCCGAGGGGTTCTAG
- a CDS encoding DUF1800 domain-containing protein: protein MSEASIALNRFGMGARASEGPPAAPRRMLIEQMERFSPLPAAVSAYPRTSALAADLAAAYDAVQMQTRAARRDGQNADAVTQVARQAARQRGRDYYVQAVGVRAQAAIASDTPFVERLVHFWANHFAVSADKQIVVGLTGGFEFDAIRPHVLGKFRDMLHAVERHPAMLLYLDQAQSVGPNSPVGQRFTQRQQGQASPRRIGLNENLAREIMELHTLGVRSVYGQADVTEFARAMTGWTVAGLGRGQGARLAQASGEAGGFAFAPRIHEAGPRTIIGKRYDQQGEAQASAVLDDLAVHPATAKHIATKLARHFAGDEPPAALIGRLETAFLRSGGDLPTVYRALIDAPEAWVPQPLKFKTPWEWSISTMRALGTQEVPAQAVLGLMNQLGQPVWRPGSPAGYDDIAASWAGPDAVMRRVEAAERFAARTRETIDGRTRAAQLFPDALSATTQQAIARAESPAQSVALMLVSPEFLRR from the coding sequence ATGTCCGAAGCCAGTATCGCGTTGAACCGCTTCGGAATGGGCGCGCGAGCGAGTGAGGGGCCTCCCGCCGCGCCGCGCCGGATGCTGATCGAGCAGATGGAGCGGTTCTCTCCGCTGCCTGCCGCTGTGTCGGCCTATCCGCGCACCTCGGCGCTCGCCGCCGATCTGGCAGCCGCCTATGACGCCGTCCAGATGCAGACGCGGGCAGCGCGACGCGATGGGCAGAATGCCGATGCCGTGACGCAGGTGGCGCGGCAGGCAGCACGACAGCGCGGCCGCGACTATTATGTGCAGGCGGTGGGCGTTCGCGCGCAGGCCGCGATCGCGAGCGACACGCCCTTTGTCGAGCGGCTAGTGCATTTCTGGGCCAATCACTTCGCCGTCTCGGCCGACAAGCAGATCGTGGTTGGCCTGACCGGCGGGTTCGAATTCGACGCGATCCGCCCGCACGTGCTGGGTAAGTTTCGCGATATGCTCCACGCGGTCGAGCGTCACCCGGCGATGCTGCTCTATCTCGATCAGGCGCAATCGGTCGGGCCGAACAGCCCGGTCGGCCAGCGCTTCACGCAGCGCCAACAGGGGCAGGCGAGCCCGCGCCGCATCGGTCTCAACGAGAATCTGGCACGCGAGATCATGGAACTGCACACGCTGGGCGTCCGCAGCGTCTACGGCCAGGCCGACGTTACCGAATTCGCACGCGCGATGACCGGCTGGACCGTCGCGGGACTGGGTCGCGGACAGGGCGCGCGGCTTGCGCAGGCAAGCGGGGAAGCGGGCGGCTTTGCCTTCGCCCCGCGCATCCACGAGGCCGGGCCACGCACGATCATCGGCAAACGCTACGATCAGCAGGGCGAGGCGCAGGCTTCGGCGGTACTCGACGATCTCGCCGTTCATCCGGCGACAGCGAAGCATATCGCGACCAAGCTCGCCCGCCATTTCGCGGGGGACGAACCGCCTGCCGCGCTGATCGGCCGGCTCGAAACCGCTTTCCTCAGATCCGGCGGCGATCTCCCCACCGTCTATCGCGCACTGATCGACGCGCCCGAGGCCTGGGTGCCGCAACCGCTCAAGTTCAAGACGCCATGGGAATGGTCGATATCGACGATGCGCGCGCTGGGTACGCAGGAGGTACCGGCGCAGGCGGTGCTCGGCCTGATGAACCAGCTCGGCCAGCCGGTGTGGCGGCCCGGATCGCCTGCGGGCTATGACGATATCGCGGCGAGCTGGGCCGGCCCGGACGCGGTGATGCGCCGGGTCGAGGCGGCCGAGCGTTTCGCCGCGCGCACCCGCGAGACGATCGACGGCCGCACCCGCGCCGCGCAGCTCTTCCCCGATGCCCTGAGCGCCACAACCCAACAAGCCATCGCCCGGGCCGAAAGCCCGGCGCAGAGCGTCGCGCTGATGCTCGTCTCGCCCGAATTCCTGCGGAGATAG
- a CDS encoding DUF1501 domain-containing protein, with product MFSRRNFIATATAGALSLGFAPRLAFAQAATDRRFVFIIQRGAADGLATVAPVGDPAFAAQRGMLAQDFAEAPKLDGMFALHPSLKNVAQLYAAKEALFVHAVASPYRDRSHFDAQNVLESGGTAAYQLKDGWLNRLLGVLPNDERKAIAVAATIPMAMRGKVEVSSYAPSNLPDASDDLLARVTSLYAEDPQLHAIWQQATATRALTSDLAADNGRNAAATGALAAKLLVPDNGARIAMIETGGWDTHAQQRGRLAGQLNGLDQMIAALKIGLGPLWSKTLVLVATEFGRTVKINGTQGTDHGTASVAWLLGGAVHGGRIAADWPDLGDAALYEGRDLKPTAGLDSVIGGAVATHFGLDPQRAMPALFPGQSAKPFGGLIRA from the coding sequence ATGTTCTCACGCCGCAACTTCATCGCTACCGCTACTGCAGGAGCGCTCTCGCTCGGCTTCGCGCCTCGCCTCGCCTTTGCGCAGGCGGCGACCGACCGACGCTTCGTCTTCATCATCCAGCGCGGCGCGGCCGACGGCCTCGCCACCGTCGCTCCGGTCGGCGATCCCGCCTTCGCCGCGCAACGCGGCATGCTGGCGCAGGACTTTGCCGAGGCGCCGAAGCTCGACGGCATGTTCGCACTGCACCCCAGCCTCAAGAACGTCGCGCAGCTCTATGCTGCGAAGGAGGCGCTGTTCGTCCACGCCGTCGCGTCGCCCTATCGCGACCGTTCGCATTTCGACGCGCAGAACGTGCTCGAAAGCGGCGGGACGGCGGCGTATCAGCTCAAGGACGGCTGGCTCAATCGGCTGCTCGGCGTGCTGCCGAACGACGAGCGCAAGGCGATCGCGGTTGCCGCGACGATCCCGATGGCAATGCGCGGCAAGGTCGAGGTCTCGTCCTATGCGCCCTCCAATCTTCCCGATGCGTCGGACGACCTGCTCGCGCGGGTGACAAGTCTTTATGCCGAGGATCCTCAGCTCCACGCGATCTGGCAGCAGGCGACGGCGACGCGCGCGCTGACCAGCGATCTCGCCGCCGACAATGGCCGCAACGCCGCCGCCACCGGTGCGCTCGCGGCCAAGCTTCTCGTGCCCGATAACGGCGCGCGCATCGCGATGATCGAGACCGGCGGCTGGGATACGCATGCCCAGCAGCGCGGGCGGCTCGCGGGGCAGCTCAACGGCCTCGACCAGATGATCGCCGCGCTCAAGATCGGGCTAGGACCGCTCTGGAGCAAGACGCTGGTGCTGGTCGCCACCGAGTTCGGCCGTACCGTCAAGATCAACGGCACGCAGGGCACCGATCATGGCACCGCTTCGGTCGCCTGGCTGCTGGGTGGCGCGGTGCACGGCGGGCGTATCGCCGCCGACTGGCCGGACCTTGGCGATGCCGCGCTGTATGAAGGTCGCGACCTGAAGCCCACCGCGGGGCTCGACAGCGTAATCGGCGGCGCGGTGGCGACGCATTTCGGGCTGGATCCGCAGCGCGCAATGCCCGCGCTGTTCCCCGGCCAGTCCGCGAAACCGTTCGGCGGCCTGATCCGCGCCTGA
- the rarD gene encoding EamA family transporter RarD, whose protein sequence is MARADPAPAPERLDRTGLIQGLGAYGIWGVLPLFYWLLAGTDVGEVVAMRVLWSVAFLAAVIVALRRGPAILQVLRTPRTMLYLATSSLLISTNWLVYIWAIQNHHVLESSLGYFLNPLVNVLIGVVLLREKLNAAQIVAVALAAVGVSVLAVGAGGGIWISLTLAFTFGFYGLVRKVAPVGALEGLTLETLILAPVALGYLFWLGGGQGLTFGTGWAPTLLMIASGVVTAVPLLLFAAAARRLPYSTLGLLQYLAPTIGFILAITFFGETMTAAHMICFAFIWTGLIIFGAHGTIAARRRRLAETRAA, encoded by the coding sequence ATGGCCCGTGCCGACCCCGCCCCGGCGCCCGAGCGCCTCGACCGCACCGGGCTGATCCAGGGGCTGGGTGCCTATGGCATCTGGGGTGTGCTCCCGCTCTTCTACTGGCTGCTCGCCGGCACCGATGTCGGCGAGGTCGTAGCGATGCGCGTGCTGTGGTCGGTGGCGTTCCTCGCCGCCGTCATCGTCGCGCTGCGGCGCGGTCCGGCGATCCTGCAGGTACTGCGCACCCCGCGCACGATGCTCTACCTCGCCACCAGCTCGCTGCTGATCTCGACCAACTGGCTGGTCTATATCTGGGCGATCCAGAACCATCACGTCCTAGAATCGAGCCTGGGCTATTTCCTCAACCCGCTGGTCAACGTGCTGATTGGCGTGGTGCTGCTGCGCGAGAAGCTCAACGCGGCGCAGATCGTCGCGGTGGCGCTCGCCGCGGTCGGCGTGTCCGTCCTCGCAGTCGGCGCGGGCGGCGGCATCTGGATCAGCCTGACGCTCGCCTTTACCTTCGGGTTCTACGGCCTCGTCCGCAAGGTCGCGCCGGTTGGCGCGCTCGAGGGGCTGACGCTCGAAACGCTGATCCTCGCGCCGGTGGCGCTCGGCTATCTCTTCTGGCTGGGCGGCGGGCAGGGGCTGACCTTCGGCACCGGTTGGGCGCCGACGCTGCTGATGATCGCGTCGGGCGTGGTCACCGCGGTACCGCTGCTGCTGTTCGCCGCCGCCGCGCGCCGGCTGCCTTACTCGACGCTGGGCCTGCTCCAGTATCTCGCGCCGACGATCGGCTTCATCCTCGCCATTACCTTCTTCGGCGAGACGATGACCGCCGCGCACATGATCTGCTTCGCCTTCATCTGGACCGGGCTGATCATC